The following coding sequences lie in one Thalassoglobus polymorphus genomic window:
- a CDS encoding O-antigen ligase family protein, with protein MSQKKRNKSPQSDKAAAPESGWGTMVLVTLFLCRFLVPTEAVDQGHTLWIASLWFGFAALTFFSRWRDLQIVQFRWSWLDLAVAAMVLGHIFSGIMIFTGTGNQRSALNMMWEWASLGVLWMMLKLHLQNRQTKPLLLNAIVVMVVALSLLGIWQHYVWFPQQAQAYEALVDYTQRTQSGKKLSSEERQEFQKLTDEYGTEVATLDASARMSMLSRVRDSVEPIGRFALTNSFATLLIAALFLLVNPLFFAQGKANRSNAIVLGCALIFVLFCLILTKSRSAWGGTIAGAVLLILLQWKRSRVVITFPRWAVPAAMLLLTILIGWATMTGGLDPQVISEAPKSLQYRLEYWTSTAQLLRDNPVFGAGPGNFRQLYLKYKLPGASEEIIDPHNLFLGIWAGGGLLALIGLLLFIAMVMRNGLKPTAETGSAVLPPTVSMQELITSQILPIATVLGVLYLIEGSFEVVLLGVGGVAVLFAVFFVTNINQRDILPASILAASVAIIVHLLAASGIEMPAIVMLLFLFAMLGEDQTEPPLLSTTFDNRRLLGVAGLMTVLALGCVKTGLVPVRLAAISIQTGNYRLISEGNTQLAKRDFEEAATADPLSPEPPQQLAMLNYRLWDQSNRRRTEFFEQAVEELEQSIRLDPTAVARIRLLANLWDRRFKQSRNVEHGQRAVEIYRQAVALYPNFSALQAEYAIALDKLSEDATSVAQFALELDDLNRSNQHTDKVLAEEIRSQLETIVSPTN; from the coding sequence GTGAGTCAAAAGAAACGGAACAAATCCCCCCAATCAGACAAGGCTGCCGCACCTGAATCCGGTTGGGGCACGATGGTGCTGGTCACATTGTTTCTCTGCCGATTTCTTGTCCCGACTGAGGCGGTTGATCAAGGGCACACGCTGTGGATCGCTTCTTTGTGGTTCGGGTTTGCTGCTCTCACTTTTTTTTCACGTTGGCGAGATTTACAAATTGTCCAGTTCCGCTGGTCGTGGCTCGATCTCGCTGTCGCAGCGATGGTTCTCGGACACATTTTTTCCGGCATCATGATCTTCACCGGGACAGGGAACCAGCGTTCGGCTCTCAACATGATGTGGGAATGGGCATCGTTGGGTGTTTTGTGGATGATGCTCAAACTGCACCTTCAGAACCGCCAGACCAAGCCGCTGCTTCTGAATGCCATTGTCGTGATGGTTGTCGCCTTGAGTCTTCTTGGAATCTGGCAGCACTACGTCTGGTTCCCACAACAGGCCCAAGCTTACGAAGCACTCGTTGATTACACTCAACGAACGCAATCGGGCAAGAAGCTTTCATCTGAGGAACGGCAAGAGTTTCAAAAATTGACTGACGAGTACGGCACCGAAGTCGCAACACTCGATGCCTCAGCCAGAATGTCGATGCTCTCCAGAGTCCGAGACAGCGTCGAGCCGATTGGGCGTTTCGCGCTTACGAACTCGTTTGCCACGTTATTGATCGCCGCCCTGTTTCTACTTGTGAATCCACTTTTTTTCGCACAAGGCAAAGCAAATCGAAGCAATGCCATCGTACTGGGTTGCGCATTGATATTCGTACTGTTCTGTTTAATACTGACAAAATCGCGATCCGCCTGGGGCGGGACAATCGCTGGTGCAGTCCTCTTGATCTTGCTTCAATGGAAACGTTCACGCGTTGTCATCACATTTCCACGTTGGGCAGTCCCCGCAGCCATGCTTCTGCTGACGATCCTGATCGGTTGGGCAACCATGACCGGGGGACTCGATCCACAAGTGATCTCGGAAGCTCCCAAAAGTTTGCAGTACCGATTGGAATACTGGACGTCGACAGCTCAGCTGTTAAGAGACAATCCCGTGTTCGGTGCCGGACCGGGCAACTTTCGTCAGCTCTACCTGAAGTACAAACTGCCAGGCGCAAGTGAAGAGATCATCGACCCGCACAATCTCTTTCTAGGAATCTGGGCGGGCGGCGGACTTCTTGCACTCATCGGATTGTTACTGTTCATTGCAATGGTGATGAGAAATGGATTGAAGCCCACCGCCGAGACTGGTTCAGCAGTTTTGCCTCCGACCGTTTCCATGCAAGAGCTGATCACTTCTCAAATCCTTCCCATAGCAACCGTGCTCGGAGTTCTCTACCTGATTGAAGGCAGCTTCGAAGTTGTGTTGCTTGGCGTTGGAGGAGTCGCAGTTCTGTTCGCGGTTTTCTTTGTAACAAACATCAATCAACGGGACATTCTCCCGGCATCAATCCTGGCTGCCTCAGTGGCAATTATTGTTCATCTTCTGGCAGCGAGCGGGATTGAAATGCCCGCGATTGTGATGTTGCTCTTTCTGTTTGCCATGCTTGGTGAAGACCAGACAGAACCGCCGCTTCTCTCGACAACTTTCGACAATCGTCGCTTGCTTGGGGTCGCCGGATTGATGACGGTTCTGGCACTCGGTTGTGTGAAGACAGGGCTTGTCCCGGTGCGACTGGCAGCCATCAGCATTCAAACTGGAAATTATCGCCTCATCTCCGAAGGCAACACGCAATTGGCGAAACGAGACTTCGAGGAAGCTGCAACCGCTGATCCGCTCTCTCCAGAACCTCCGCAACAACTGGCGATGTTGAACTATCGTCTTTGGGATCAGTCGAATCGTCGACGGACTGAATTTTTCGAACAGGCGGTTGAAGAACTTGAGCAGTCAATTCGCCTCGACCCGACAGCTGTAGCCCGCATCCGGCTACTCGCAAATCTCTGGGATCGACGATTCAAACAATCCCGGAACGTGGAACATGGACAACGAGCAGTTGAAATTTATCGGCAAGCGGTCGCGCTTTATCCAAACTTTTCCGCTCTTCAGGCAGAGTACGCAATTGCACTCGATAAACTGAGCGAAGATGCAACAAGTGTTGCTCAGTTTGCTCTTGAACTCGATGACTTAAACCGCAGCAACCAGCACACTGACAAAGTTTTAGCTGAGGAGATTCGATCTCAACTCGAAACCATCGTGAGCCCAACCAATTAG
- a CDS encoding response regulator, with translation MKTVFTTGEAAKICKVSQQTIIRCFDSGQLKGFRVPGSKFRRIPRDVLYKFMKDNGIPTDALESGKRKALVVDDDPDLVELLQDVLESDGRFEVRAVNNGFDAGMMVKEYRPDIIVLDVMLPDINGKEVCQRVRTDPAMDDVKIICISGMVEADKIDSLREAGANDFLQKPFEMETVLERVCKLLDMEVGAKN, from the coding sequence GTGAAGACCGTATTTACAACTGGCGAAGCCGCCAAGATTTGTAAAGTCAGCCAACAAACAATCATCCGCTGCTTCGATTCGGGACAACTCAAAGGATTTCGAGTTCCTGGCTCTAAATTTCGCAGAATTCCTCGCGATGTCCTCTACAAGTTTATGAAGGACAACGGAATTCCCACTGACGCTCTAGAGAGTGGGAAACGTAAAGCACTCGTCGTCGATGACGATCCGGATCTTGTCGAATTGCTGCAAGATGTCCTCGAATCAGATGGCAGATTTGAAGTGCGCGCCGTCAACAACGGGTTCGATGCCGGGATGATGGTCAAAGAGTATCGCCCAGACATCATCGTCTTAGACGTCATGCTGCCAGACATCAACGGAAAAGAAGTCTGTCAACGTGTTCGCACAGACCCAGCCATGGATGATGTGAAAATCATTTGCATCTCCGGAATGGTGGAAGCAGACAAAATCGACAGCTTGCGTGAAGCAGGAGCCAACGACTTTTTACAAAAGCCATTTGAAATGGAAACGGTTCTTGAGCGAGTCTGCAAACTTCTCGACATGGAAGTTGGCGCAAAGAATTAA
- a CDS encoding Gfo/Idh/MocA family protein, which translates to MSQTNFSRRDFLATSAAAATVAMTKPGNLLAKSPNEKLNIAFIGVGGRGGSNLRSITRQNHVGVNVVALCDVNKQNLGIASKLFPEARKYADFRKLYEDNTDDIDAVVVSTPEHVHAYATMPALKLKKHVYCEKPLTHNVVESRLVMNEAAKAGVATQMGTQIHGMPNYRRVVELIQSGAIGPVREAHVWVSRAWGLQSEEDSKKHKDRVFVSERPKEAMTPPSYLDWDLWVGPAPMRPYHEVYFPGPKWYRWWDFGNGTMSDLGSHWNDLPFWALNLDAPTSIEAFGPKPHPEIAPASMSAVYEYNARGDMPACTLTWHQGEHKPDIWKDGGIPQWGSGVLFVGDDGMLLSDYGKHVLLPEEKFEDFKRPEQFIENSPGHHEEWLIACKEGTPTGSPFSYAGPLTEANHLGNVAFRAGEKIEWDAANMKITNVADANKFLGREPRTGWSL; encoded by the coding sequence ATGTCACAGACAAACTTCAGCCGTCGCGACTTCCTCGCAACGTCGGCAGCCGCTGCAACGGTGGCAATGACCAAGCCCGGCAACCTGCTCGCTAAGTCTCCCAATGAAAAATTAAATATTGCCTTCATCGGAGTCGGTGGCCGTGGCGGTTCGAATCTTCGTTCGATTACGCGGCAAAACCACGTTGGCGTCAACGTTGTGGCACTGTGTGATGTAAACAAGCAGAACTTGGGAATCGCTTCGAAGCTCTTTCCTGAAGCCCGGAAGTATGCTGACTTCCGCAAGTTGTACGAAGACAATACTGACGACATCGATGCAGTCGTCGTCAGCACTCCAGAGCATGTACACGCTTATGCCACCATGCCGGCTCTCAAGTTAAAAAAACATGTTTACTGTGAAAAACCACTGACGCACAATGTGGTTGAGTCACGTCTGGTGATGAATGAAGCTGCCAAGGCGGGCGTCGCAACACAGATGGGCACACAGATTCACGGCATGCCAAATTACAGGCGAGTCGTCGAACTGATCCAGTCCGGTGCCATTGGTCCGGTTCGTGAAGCCCACGTGTGGGTTTCACGTGCATGGGGACTTCAAAGCGAAGAAGATTCGAAGAAGCATAAAGATCGCGTCTTCGTTAGCGAGCGTCCGAAAGAAGCGATGACTCCGCCGAGCTACCTCGACTGGGATTTGTGGGTCGGCCCCGCTCCGATGAGACCATATCACGAAGTCTACTTCCCAGGACCAAAATGGTATCGATGGTGGGATTTCGGAAATGGGACCATGTCCGACCTTGGCAGCCACTGGAACGATCTTCCGTTCTGGGCCTTGAATCTCGATGCTCCGACTTCTATCGAAGCCTTCGGTCCGAAGCCTCATCCGGAAATCGCACCGGCGTCGATGTCTGCTGTTTATGAGTACAACGCTCGCGGCGATATGCCAGCGTGTACACTGACTTGGCATCAGGGAGAGCATAAGCCGGACATCTGGAAGGATGGCGGAATTCCACAATGGGGCAGCGGCGTCCTCTTTGTCGGTGATGATGGAATGCTGCTTTCCGATTATGGCAAGCACGTTCTCTTGCCCGAAGAGAAGTTCGAAGACTTCAAACGTCCTGAACAGTTCATTGAGAACTCACCCGGACACCACGAAGAATGGCTCATCGCCTGCAAAGAGGGGACGCCGACAGGAAGCCCGTTCAGTTATGCCGGGCCACTCACCGAGGCAAACCATCTCGGGAATGTCGCATTCCGTGCGGGTGAGAAGATCGAATGGGACGCTGCAAACATGAAAATTACCAATGTTGCAGACGCCAACAAATTCCTCGGGCGCGAACCTCGCACCGGCTGGAGTTTGTAG
- a CDS encoding ATP-binding protein, which produces MSLRINSKTLAFPSVESLVSATLPFSTAEDLIERLTTIWCEALMLEECIFVWRNSFTRQGEFSYIDQQHKIVRSTFPGSVPTESLLTSVQSALPQPALDDAPDKGTQWHWLELNLDGTTIGYVGIDDAIRVEVPASWLSISAKLLATALTWEWNLREQKLTALGEYAAGAGHEINNPLAAIQGRTAQLLQNETDPHRQQLLQTIGSQTYRIRDMIGDSMLFAHPPALKLAELDLTQLIETVVHQFLDEFHRREISLWGNRDKNTKVTGDETQLSVVIAELIRNSLNAVDDGGRIEIDCYRENGSGPLSSDPVSDNDSAGSSNILLRIADNGCGFTPEQKQHCFDPFYSGREAGRGLGFGLSKCWRIVTQHHGTIAFSETASGLTEFHVCLPEKFHEK; this is translated from the coding sequence TTGAGTCTTAGGATCAATTCAAAAACACTCGCATTCCCGAGTGTCGAGAGCCTCGTCTCTGCAACACTTCCCTTTTCGACTGCGGAAGACCTCATTGAACGCCTCACCACAATCTGGTGTGAGGCGTTGATGCTGGAAGAGTGCATCTTTGTCTGGCGGAATTCGTTCACTCGGCAAGGAGAATTTTCGTACATCGATCAGCAACATAAGATCGTTCGGTCAACTTTCCCCGGATCAGTTCCTACGGAATCACTCTTAACTTCAGTCCAGTCCGCACTCCCCCAGCCTGCACTGGACGATGCACCAGACAAAGGGACTCAATGGCACTGGCTTGAATTGAACCTGGATGGAACAACGATTGGGTATGTCGGGATTGACGATGCGATTCGTGTCGAAGTCCCCGCGAGTTGGCTCTCAATTTCTGCAAAACTTCTGGCGACAGCACTGACCTGGGAATGGAATCTCAGAGAACAAAAGCTGACAGCTTTGGGTGAATACGCAGCCGGTGCTGGACACGAAATCAATAACCCTCTGGCTGCCATTCAAGGCCGCACGGCTCAACTTCTACAAAACGAAACAGACCCGCATCGCCAGCAACTGCTGCAGACAATTGGTTCGCAAACGTATCGAATTCGGGACATGATCGGCGACAGTATGCTGTTCGCTCACCCCCCTGCCCTGAAGCTTGCCGAGCTGGATCTCACTCAGTTGATCGAGACTGTGGTGCATCAGTTCTTGGATGAATTTCATCGCCGCGAAATCTCTCTTTGGGGAAACCGCGACAAAAACACAAAAGTCACCGGTGACGAAACCCAACTCTCAGTGGTCATCGCAGAATTGATTCGCAACTCGTTAAATGCCGTTGACGATGGCGGACGCATCGAAATCGACTGCTACCGCGAAAACGGCAGCGGTCCCCTAAGCAGCGATCCAGTCTCAGACAACGATTCAGCCGGCAGTTCAAATATCCTCCTGCGGATTGCCGACAACGGTTGCGGATTCACGCCGGAACAGAAGCAACATTGTTTCGACCCCTTCTATTCCGGAAGAGAAGCAGGTCGCGGCCTCGGCTTTGGCCTGTCGAAATGTTGGCGGATCGTGACGCAACATCATGGCACAATCGCATTCTCTGAGACAGCATCTGGGCTCACAGAGTTTCATGTCTGCCTCCCTGAGAAGTTCCACGAAAAATGA
- a CDS encoding DUF1559 family PulG-like putative transporter, which produces MNYKSRRTTRAAFTIVEVLVVLGILTLILSIAIPGVMNVRDSSRKLQCMSRLRQIGIATESFYASRRRYPVFWASDPGYQGPMRNDSVLAQLLPYLDQQPLHDSINPESMPSMGEPPTSKVNSEVIKTNVLAFVCPSDDVPSGGTSFRTNYGTTTGIHATWSWGKPLPGKLEEQGLWGGLRSANQPGKILDGLSNTVFFSERLVGDGDSSVFIPSRDVAKSGGYSHRPADAIANCTLVKDVSEHASYLGWSWLPQGYTHTAYNHVMTPNSKLPDCFDSWNHHTMAQGAMTARSYHAGGVNVVFGDASSRFISDSIALEVWRALGTNHGGEVTNDF; this is translated from the coding sequence ATGAATTATAAATCTCGAAGAACAACCAGGGCTGCGTTTACGATTGTTGAGGTTCTGGTTGTTCTTGGGATACTCACTCTGATTCTGTCCATTGCCATACCAGGAGTGATGAATGTTCGAGATAGCTCTCGAAAGCTTCAGTGTATGTCGCGGCTTCGTCAAATCGGAATCGCGACTGAATCCTTTTACGCATCTCGTAGAAGATATCCTGTTTTTTGGGCATCAGATCCCGGCTATCAAGGGCCAATGAGAAACGATTCTGTATTAGCTCAGCTACTACCTTACCTGGATCAGCAGCCACTCCATGATTCAATTAACCCTGAGAGTATGCCAAGCATGGGGGAGCCTCCGACTTCAAAAGTGAACTCGGAAGTTATCAAAACCAATGTCCTGGCGTTTGTATGTCCGTCTGATGATGTCCCTTCAGGGGGGACAAGTTTCAGAACGAACTACGGGACAACTACTGGAATCCATGCAACCTGGTCTTGGGGAAAGCCTCTTCCGGGCAAATTGGAAGAGCAAGGGCTGTGGGGCGGTTTACGCAGTGCAAACCAACCTGGAAAAATCCTTGATGGACTCTCCAATACTGTTTTCTTTAGCGAGAGATTGGTTGGCGATGGTGATTCAAGCGTATTTATACCTTCGCGTGATGTCGCGAAATCTGGTGGATACAGTCATCGACCAGCAGACGCAATTGCCAACTGTACGCTGGTGAAAGATGTCTCGGAGCACGCTTCATATTTGGGTTGGTCTTGGCTCCCTCAAGGATATACGCATACTGCTTACAACCATGTGATGACACCAAATTCCAAACTGCCAGATTGTTTTGACAGCTGGAATCATCACACGATGGCTCAAGGCGCAATGACTGCCAGAAGCTATCACGCTGGAGGTGTCAATGTCGTCTTTGGAGACGCATCAAGCCGATTTATTAGTGACTCAATTGCCCTGGAAGTCTGGCGGGCACTTGGAACGAACCATGGAGGTGAAGTCACCAATGACTTTTGA
- the dapF gene encoding diaminopimelate epimerase — protein sequence MKFTKMHGAGNDYVYVNCFEEQLPQDIPALAREVSDRHTGIGGDGLILICPSEQGDARMRMFNADGSESEMCGNGIRCVAKYVFDHDIARKEELKIETGAGVLTLQVFAEDGLADRVRVNMGKPILNGPDIPTTLEGAPPLKAPLEVGGKTLEVTCISMGNPHCITFVDEVTDEWVHGIGPQIEVHPAFPNRVNAEFIQIVSRSEMIMRVWERGSGETQACGTGACASAVAAVLNGLTDRTVLCHLPGGDLTLEWAESGEVYMTGPATEVFHGEWAS from the coding sequence ATGAAATTCACAAAAATGCACGGAGCAGGAAACGATTACGTTTACGTTAACTGTTTCGAGGAACAACTTCCTCAGGACATTCCGGCGTTGGCTCGGGAAGTCAGTGATCGACATACGGGCATTGGTGGAGATGGGCTGATTCTCATTTGTCCGTCGGAGCAGGGAGATGCTCGCATGCGGATGTTCAACGCCGATGGCAGCGAATCGGAAATGTGTGGTAATGGGATTCGCTGCGTTGCGAAGTATGTTTTTGATCACGACATTGCCCGGAAAGAAGAACTGAAAATTGAAACCGGTGCTGGCGTTCTCACCTTGCAGGTGTTCGCTGAGGACGGACTTGCAGATCGCGTTCGAGTCAACATGGGCAAACCGATCCTCAATGGCCCTGACATTCCGACGACACTCGAAGGGGCTCCACCTTTGAAAGCTCCTCTTGAAGTGGGGGGGAAGACTTTGGAGGTGACCTGCATTTCGATGGGAAACCCGCACTGCATTACGTTTGTCGATGAAGTCACTGACGAATGGGTCCACGGAATCGGTCCGCAAATCGAAGTGCATCCTGCGTTTCCGAATCGTGTGAATGCAGAGTTTATTCAGATTGTTTCACGCTCGGAAATGATCATGCGGGTTTGGGAGCGAGGAAGTGGAGAGACTCAAGCTTGCGGAACGGGAGCTTGTGCCTCTGCGGTTGCAGCTGTCTTGAATGGGCTGACAGACCGAACGGTGCTATGTCATCTTCCTGGCGGCGATTTGACTCTCGAGTGGGCGGAGTCTGGCGAAGTCTATATGACGGGGCCAGCGACCGAAGTCTTTCACGGAGAATGGGCAAGTTGA
- a CDS encoding superoxide dismutase, with protein sequence MAYTLPDLPYAADALEPNIDAKTMEIHHGKHHAGYVAKLNAALEGHDDLAAKSIEDLMRGLSSVPEAIRGAVRNNGGGHANHSLFWTILCPKGGGDPSGELADAINATFGSLDKFKEEFANAAATRFGSGWAWLSVDGGKLVVESTPNQDTPLSEGRTPILGLDVWEHAYYLHYQNRRPDYIAAFWNAVNWDEVAKRFAAAK encoded by the coding sequence ATGGCTTACACTCTCCCCGACCTCCCCTACGCTGCCGATGCACTCGAACCGAACATCGATGCCAAAACGATGGAAATCCATCACGGCAAGCACCACGCTGGCTACGTCGCAAAGCTGAATGCTGCTCTGGAAGGTCATGACGATCTCGCAGCGAAGTCCATCGAAGACCTGATGAGAGGTCTTTCCAGTGTTCCAGAAGCGATCCGTGGAGCTGTTCGCAACAACGGTGGTGGACATGCCAACCACTCTCTGTTCTGGACCATTCTCTGCCCCAAGGGTGGCGGCGATCCATCCGGTGAACTCGCAGACGCCATCAACGCCACATTCGGCAGCCTGGACAAATTCAAAGAAGAATTTGCCAACGCCGCCGCCACACGCTTCGGCAGTGGCTGGGCCTGGCTCTCAGTCGATGGCGGAAAGCTCGTCGTCGAAAGCACACCAAACCAGGACACTCCCCTCTCCGAAGGTCGAACACCAATCCTCGGCCTCGACGTTTGGGAACACGCCTACTACCTGCACTACCAAAACCGTCGTCCCGACTACATCGCCGCATTCTGGAATGCCGTCAACTGGGACGAAGTCGCCAAACGCTTCGCCGCTGCGAAGTAA
- a CDS encoding AAA family ATPase codes for MASEKKDFDDFLEKFKRHHDVMVDELHKVIVGQDDVIEQILSAIFTGGHCLLVGVPGLAKTLIVSTIARILDVQFHRIQFTPDLMPSDITGTNVLEESEDGKRHFRFVQGPVFTNILLADEINRTPPKTQAALLQAMQEHEVTAGQNTYDLPDPFFVIATQNPIEQEGTYPLPEAQLDRFMFNIKVDYPNLEEEEQILTTTTRGEKTDVRKVLSAKSIQYLQRQINQIEVAPILITYVARLVRATRPGDGGTPDFIKELIDWGAGPRAGQYLIHGARAIAAMDGRPTISFGDIRRVAIPVLRHRISPNFQAQAEGYDSDMIITRLLEEVPEPAVPKYS; via the coding sequence TTGGCGAGTGAAAAAAAAGACTTCGATGATTTCCTGGAAAAGTTCAAACGTCATCACGACGTGATGGTGGATGAACTACATAAAGTCATTGTTGGACAGGATGATGTCATCGAACAGATTCTGTCTGCCATCTTCACCGGTGGACACTGCTTGCTGGTTGGTGTCCCTGGATTGGCGAAAACGCTGATCGTCAGCACCATTGCAAGAATCCTCGATGTCCAGTTTCATCGAATTCAATTTACCCCCGACTTGATGCCGTCGGATATTACCGGAACGAACGTGCTGGAAGAGTCCGAAGACGGGAAGCGGCATTTTCGATTTGTCCAAGGTCCGGTCTTCACCAACATTCTTCTGGCCGATGAAATCAACCGGACACCGCCGAAGACTCAGGCAGCCTTGCTTCAGGCGATGCAGGAACACGAAGTGACCGCAGGTCAGAATACGTATGACCTCCCCGATCCATTCTTTGTCATCGCAACCCAAAACCCGATTGAGCAAGAGGGAACCTATCCCCTGCCCGAAGCGCAGCTCGACCGATTCATGTTCAACATTAAAGTTGATTACCCGAATCTTGAAGAGGAAGAACAAATCCTCACGACAACCACACGTGGTGAGAAAACAGACGTCCGCAAAGTTCTCTCCGCGAAGTCAATTCAATACCTCCAACGTCAAATCAACCAAATCGAAGTCGCTCCGATCTTGATCACCTATGTCGCGAGACTTGTTCGAGCGACGCGCCCCGGGGATGGTGGGACGCCAGATTTCATCAAAGAACTTATTGATTGGGGAGCCGGTCCACGAGCTGGGCAATACTTGATTCATGGAGCTCGGGCAATCGCAGCCATGGACGGACGCCCGACAATTTCCTTCGGGGACATTCGTCGTGTCGCCATCCCGGTTCTCAGACACCGCATTTCCCCGAACTTCCAGGCACAAGCGGAAGGTTATGATTCCGACATGATCATCACCCGTTTGCTGGAGGAAGTTCCTGAACCCGCAGTCCCCAAATACAGCTAA